The following proteins come from a genomic window of Candidatus Hydrogenedens sp.:
- a CDS encoding YbhB/YbcL family Raf kinase inhibitor-like protein, translating into MKKQFFLVFTLISLLTLYLWSEDTKNIGIADMSSSRLTITSSAFKMGSTIPKKYTGDGVDVSPPLSWDGVPEGTKSLALISDDPDAPVGTWVHWVIFNIPSSEKGLPEGVPKQNTLSNGAKQGMNDFRKIGYNGPAPPPGKPHRYYFKLYALDIVLDLSAGIKKSELLKAMEGHILSTSEYMGTYQR; encoded by the coding sequence TTTATGGAGTGAAGATACTAAAAACATAGGAATTGCGGATATGTCATCTTCTCGTTTAACTATTACCAGTTCAGCATTTAAGATGGGTTCTACTATTCCCAAAAAATATACGGGAGATGGTGTTGATGTTTCTCCACCGTTAAGTTGGGATGGTGTCCCAGAAGGAACGAAGTCATTGGCACTAATTTCAGACGACCCGGATGCCCCTGTAGGAACATGGGTTCATTGGGTTATTTTTAACATTCCTTCTTCGGAAAAGGGTCTCCCCGAGGGAGTTCCCAAACAAAATACACTCTCTAACGGTGCTAAACAGGGTATGAACGATTTCCGAAAGATTGGATATAACGGTCCTGCTCCTCCTCCAGGTAAGCCTCATAGGTATTATTTTAAATTATATGCTCTGGATATAGTATTGGATTTGTCTGCAGGTATAAAGAAGTCAGAATTGTTAAAAGCAATGGAAGGGCATATACTTTCCACATCCGAGTATATGGGGACTTACCAAAGGTAG
- a CDS encoding glycoside hydrolase family 38 C-terminal domain-containing protein, producing MLPLEVEHKLEHRLEVINKWRYGKIGDVDLEMAVTKEHFRTPPEHLEYNPAPIGSKWGSHWETVWFRGQIEIPKQYKGYRIYYRHDSVAEKLLFVNGKPYAGMDIKHPAVLLNPYSKGGEQYNIYVEAYCGHPFPGVEGYDIRVRTLHSVGEAPESEPPLELESSELLYERVHITQLYFDALALLQTSKILDKNSLRRARILKGLNEALDCIPMHWVTEEELETAVKIAQKVINSLMKCHNGTTTPFIGIVGHAHIDIGWLWPVKETIRKAARTFSSMLLLMETYPEFRFIQSQPVLYRMIEENYPELLGKIVKRVKEGRWEPNGGMWVEADCNISGGESLVRQFLEGIKAVKKYFGYVPDTLWLPDVFGYSSALPQILNKCNIKNFVTSKINWNDTNRFPYDTFWWQGIDGSRIFTHFLTTRTNGYNAFPNPIVIKETWNYVQHKEIQNAVLCSIGYGDGGGGTTLEMIEIARRLKDLEGCPKVDFVNVSEFLSKLREDIKDEIPCWVGELYLELHRGTYTTQAKTKKYMRKLELLLRSVEIWASLAFIYGNEYPSQKLETLWRKLLTNQFHDILPGSSIHEVYQDAEKEFEEIEKELKDIQEKTIEFLGTKIHSDPNNNGYLICNSLPWERNDTVFIPNKEYSAAIDVNGNNLETQQTQQGLYVSVSLPPMSIIPIALRKIETINPSPFVNINDTLETPFYKVKFDKSGRIISLWDKEAHREVVKEGYSLNSLYTAEDIPVCWDAWDINSDYRDKIQYEENLVSSKVIEDGSIMHVIRREYKIGKRSNLVQDIVFYSKNRRIDFKTEVDWHEKHTLLKTGFYFNILAEEFKNEIQFGHIVRPLHQNTSWDRAKFEVCAHKWVDVSEADYGVALINDCKYGHDAYKGRISLTLLRSPMAPDMEADQGKHIFTYAILPHRGDFNVKSVVRSAYELNVPIDVYAHHKKEETTQESISLCWIDNTNVIIETVKKCELDESIIIRLYEAGKTRGFVNLSFPFRIKKAYECNLLEENTVSLDVSNNNVKISITPFEIKTIKVYYRS from the coding sequence ATGCTTCCGTTAGAAGTAGAACACAAATTGGAACACCGTCTTGAAGTTATTAATAAATGGCGTTATGGAAAAATAGGTGATGTTGATTTAGAAATGGCGGTAACAAAGGAGCATTTTAGAACTCCTCCGGAACATCTTGAATATAACCCTGCCCCTATTGGTTCTAAATGGGGTAGTCATTGGGAAACTGTTTGGTTTCGTGGGCAAATAGAAATACCTAAACAATATAAAGGTTATCGGATATATTACAGGCATGATAGTGTCGCAGAAAAATTACTGTTTGTGAATGGCAAGCCTTATGCTGGAATGGATATAAAACATCCAGCAGTATTACTAAATCCTTATTCCAAAGGTGGGGAACAATATAATATTTATGTAGAGGCATATTGTGGACACCCATTTCCCGGCGTAGAAGGTTATGATATTAGAGTAAGGACTTTACATTCGGTGGGAGAGGCACCTGAAAGTGAGCCACCTCTTGAATTAGAATCAAGTGAATTATTGTATGAAAGAGTTCATATAACGCAGTTATATTTCGATGCTCTTGCTTTACTCCAAACATCTAAAATCCTGGATAAAAACTCTCTAAGACGAGCCAGGATATTAAAAGGGTTAAATGAAGCATTAGACTGTATTCCGATGCATTGGGTGACAGAGGAAGAGTTAGAAACTGCGGTAAAGATTGCTCAAAAAGTAATAAACTCTTTAATGAAATGTCATAATGGTACTACAACACCTTTTATAGGTATTGTTGGACACGCTCATATTGATATTGGATGGCTCTGGCCTGTTAAAGAGACAATTCGGAAAGCCGCTCGCACCTTTTCAAGTATGTTATTACTGATGGAGACCTATCCCGAATTCCGTTTCATACAGTCACAACCTGTTTTGTATCGGATGATAGAAGAAAATTATCCAGAACTTTTAGGAAAAATAGTAAAAAGGGTAAAAGAGGGACGATGGGAACCTAATGGCGGAATGTGGGTTGAAGCGGATTGCAATATTTCAGGGGGAGAGTCCCTGGTGCGACAATTTTTGGAAGGAATAAAAGCAGTAAAAAAATATTTTGGATATGTTCCAGATACATTATGGTTACCCGATGTTTTTGGTTATTCTTCTGCTTTACCTCAAATCTTAAATAAATGCAATATAAAGAACTTTGTTACGAGCAAAATAAACTGGAATGATACAAATCGCTTTCCCTACGATACTTTTTGGTGGCAGGGAATAGATGGCTCTCGTATTTTTACACATTTTTTAACAACCCGAACCAATGGCTACAATGCTTTTCCCAATCCTATTGTTATTAAAGAAACATGGAATTATGTTCAACACAAAGAAATCCAGAACGCCGTTTTATGTTCGATAGGATATGGTGATGGAGGAGGTGGGACTACTTTAGAAATGATTGAAATAGCCAGACGGTTGAAAGATTTGGAGGGATGTCCCAAAGTTGATTTTGTAAATGTTTCCGAATTTTTATCTAAACTTCGAGAAGATATTAAAGATGAAATTCCTTGTTGGGTAGGGGAACTCTATCTTGAACTTCATCGAGGCACATATACAACACAGGCAAAAACAAAGAAATACATGCGAAAATTAGAATTGCTACTGCGGAGTGTTGAGATTTGGGCTTCTTTGGCATTTATTTATGGGAACGAATATCCATCGCAAAAATTAGAAACTTTATGGAGAAAATTGTTGACAAATCAATTTCACGATATACTGCCCGGTAGTTCAATCCATGAAGTTTATCAAGATGCGGAGAAAGAGTTTGAGGAGATAGAAAAGGAATTAAAAGATATTCAAGAAAAAACTATAGAATTTTTAGGAACAAAAATTCATTCTGACCCGAATAATAACGGATATTTAATCTGTAATTCTTTGCCATGGGAAAGAAATGACACCGTTTTTATACCCAATAAGGAATATAGTGCTGCTATTGATGTGAATGGCAACAATCTGGAAACCCAACAAACTCAGCAAGGACTGTATGTTTCTGTATCATTACCACCGATGAGTATTATCCCCATTGCATTAAGAAAAATAGAAACTATCAATCCAAGTCCCTTTGTCAATATCAATGACACATTAGAAACACCTTTTTATAAAGTAAAGTTTGATAAATCTGGTAGAATTATTAGCCTATGGGACAAAGAAGCACATCGAGAGGTTGTAAAAGAAGGATATTCCTTAAATTCTCTTTATACAGCGGAAGATATTCCTGTTTGCTGGGATGCATGGGATATTAATTCGGATTACAGAGATAAAATACAATATGAAGAAAATCTCGTTTCATCAAAAGTAATTGAAGATGGGTCTATTATGCATGTAATTCGTAGGGAATATAAGATAGGGAAGAGGTCAAATCTTGTTCAGGATATTGTCTTCTATTCGAAAAATCGACGGATAGATTTCAAAACAGAAGTAGATTGGCATGAGAAGCATACATTATTAAAAACGGGGTTCTATTTTAATATTCTGGCGGAGGAATTTAAAAATGAAATACAGTTCGGTCATATAGTTCGACCTTTACACCAAAATACCTCATGGGATAGAGCAAAATTTGAAGTTTGTGCCCATAAATGGGTAGATGTTTCGGAAGCAGATTATGGTGTTGCTTTGATTAATGATTGTAAATATGGACACGATGCATATAAAGGCCGTATATCACTAACACTCCTTCGTTCTCCTATGGCTCCCGATATGGAAGCAGACCAGGGAAAACATATATTTACCTACGCTATTTTACCTCATAGGGGAGATTTTAATGTTAAATCTGTTGTCCGTTCCGCTTATGAATTAAATGTGCCTATAGATGTTTATGCTCACCATAAAAAAGAGGAAACAACACAAGAAAGCATATCTTTATGTTGGATTGATAATACCAATGTTATTATTGAGACTGTAAAGAAATGCGAATTAGATGAATCTATCATAATCCGTCTTTATGAAGCAGGAAAAACAAGAGGTTTTGTCAATCTTTCATTCCCATTCCGAATTAAGAAAGCCTACGAGTGTAATCTATTAGAAGAAAATACCGTTTCTTTAGATGTATCAAATAATAATGTTAAAATTTCAATTACTCCATTTGAAATCAAGACGATAAAAGTATATTATCGTAGTTAG